The following nucleotide sequence is from Streptomyces xiamenensis.
GTCTGCAGCCACATCCGCAGCTTGCGGTGCAAGGTGAGCAGCACCTGCCGCCGTTCCGGGTCGATGATCAACGCGCTCGCGGTGAGATGACCGGCGGCGCACGCCTTCCACATGCCGTCCGGGTGCGCCGCGAGATGGGCGGCGTACTCGGCGCGCAGCTTGTCCTGTGCGCCGTCCGGCGCGGGCCACGCCTCAAGCACCCGCGCCGCGTCCTGGTGCAGGGAACTCACTTGGTGTCGTCCCCGCCCTTGTCCTTGTCGCCGTCCCCGTCGTCGCCGTCCTTCTCCAGACGCGGGCGGTCCTGCGACTCCTGGCCGTCCCGCGACTCCTGGCCGTCCTGCGAGGCCTCGCCCAGCATCCGGTCCAGCTCGGAGAAGTCCGGCTGCTCGTGGTGGACGAAACCGTCCGGGTCGTTCAGGTCCTCCGCCGTGGGCAGCAGGTCCGGGTGCGCCCACAGCGCCTCCCGCCCCGACACCCCGCGCGCGTCCGTGAGCGACGCCCACAGCCGGGCCGCGTCCCGCAGCCGGCGGGGCCGCAGCTCCAGACCGATCAGGGTGGCGAACGTCTGCTCCGCCGGGCCGCCGGTCGCCCGGCGCCGCCGCAGCGTCTCGCGCAGCGCGGAGGCGGCCGGCAGGTGCGGCTCGGCGGCGGCGTGCACCACCGCGTCCACCCAGCCCTCCACCAGCGCCAGCGCCGTCTCCAGCCGGGCCAGCGCCGCCTTCTGCTGCGGCGTGTCCTCCGGCTGGAAGAGACCCTGCTGGAGCTTCTCCTGCAATTCCTCGGGCCGGCTCGGGTCCAGCTGCCCGACCAGGCCCTCCAGCTTCTCCGTGTCGACCTGGATACCGCGCGCGTACCCGTCCACCGCGCCGAACAGGTGCGAGCGCAGCCACGGCACATGCGCGAACAGCCGCTGGTGTGCGGCCTCCCGCAGCGCCAGATACAGCCGTACCTCGTCCTGCGGGACCCCCAGGCCCGCACCGAACGCCGTCACATTGACCGGCAGCAGAGCCGCCTTGCCCGCCGGCGCCAGCGGCAGCCCGATGTCGGTGGAACCCACCACCTCACCGGCCAGCACCCCCACCGCCTGCCCGATCTGGGTGCCGAACATCGCCCCGCCCATCGAGCGCATCATGCCCAGCAGCGGGCCCGCCATGGCCCGCATCTCCTCGGGCAGGACATCGCTCATCGCCGCGCCCACGCGCTCCGCGACCGGGTCCACCAGCTCCTTCCACACCGGCAGGGTCGCCTCGACCCACTCGGCGCGGCTCCACGCCACCGCCGTGCCGGCCCCCGAGGGCAGCGCCGTGACCCCGTCCAGCCACAGGTCGGCCAGCCGCATGGCCTCCTCGACCTGCTCACGCTCGTGCCGGCCCACGCTGGTGTCCTTCGAACCGTCGGCCGCGCCCTGCGCGACCGTCTGGCGCGCCACGTTCTGGGCCAGCTCCCAGTTGACCGGGCCGCCCTCGTAGGACAGCAGCTGTCCCAGCTGCTGGAACGCGGCGCCCAGATCCTGCGGGCTCATCTGGCCGCCCGCGCCCAGCGACCCGAACATCGCCGACAGCGGATCGCCGCCCGGCAGCTCGCCGCCGCCCTGGCCGTCCTTCTTCTTGCCGGGGTCGTCGTCGGGGTCATCCGGGAGGCCGAATCCGAAGGGGAAGTTACTCACGGGAATCCTCGGCTCTGTGTCGTCGGACGGAACCAACGTGCCTGAATCGCTGGTCTCTGCCTCCAGCCTAGACACCTCTCAGGCAGGATGGGGCCTGCGCACGTCGTACTGAAACAACCGCTGGAGAAGTCCTGTGAGTTCCCCGGAGCCAACCGTTCGCGCAGCGCGAAACGGCCCCAAGGCGCCGCTGACCGTCGCGGTCACCGGCGCCGCAGGCGGGGTCGGGGCGCTGCTCACCGAGCGGCTGCTGGCCACGCCGGACGTCCACCGTGTGCTGGCGCTCGATGAGCGCCTCGGGGACGCCAAGGGCGCCGAATGGCACACCCTCGACGTCCGCGACCCGGCCATCGCCGAGCTGCTGCGCACCCGTGGCATCTCGCGCGAGTCCGCCGAGCACGAAAGCCCGGTGGACGTCGTGGTCCACCTCGCGCTCGACCTCGACCTGGAGTCGGACCCCGCGATCCGTACCGCGTACAACGTGCGCGGCACCCAGACCGTGCTCACCGCGGCCGCCGCGGCGGGGGTGCGGCGGGTGGTGCTGGTCACCTCCGCCATGGTCTACGGGGCGCTGCCGGACAACGATCTGCCGCTCGCCGAGGACGCCGAACTGCGGGCCACGGCCGAGGCCACCTGTGTCGGGGACTTCCTGGAGATCGAGGACCTGGCCCGCCGCGCGCCGCGTGCCCACCCCGGGCTCAACGTCACCGTGCTGCGTCCCGCCGTCCTGGTGGGCGGCATGGACACGGCCCTCACCCGGTACTTCGAGTCGCCCCGGCTGCTGGTGGTGGCCGGCTCCCGGCCGCGCTGGCAGTTCTGCCACGTGCAGGACCTGGTGGGCGCGCTGGAGTACGCGGCGCTGGAGCGGGTCGAGGGTGAGCTGGCGGTGGGCTGTGACGGCTGGCTGGAACAGGAGGAGGTCGAGGAGCTGTCCGGCATCCGCCGCATGGAGCTGCCCCCGGCCGTCGCCCTGGGCGCGGCGGGCCGGCTGCACCGGCTGGGCCTGACCCCGTCCCCGGCCGGGGACCTGGCGTACACCATGCATCCGTGGGTGGTCAGCGGCAGCAAGCTGCACGAGGCGGGCTGGCGGCCCGAATGGACCAACGAGGAGGTGCTGGCCGAACTGCTCACCGAGGTGGCGGGCCGGCACACGGTGGCCGGCCGGCGGCTGGGCCGCAAGGACGCGGCGACCACACTGGGCGCGGCCGGCGCCACCGTGGCGCTGGTCGGTACGGCCGCGCTGGTCCGCCGGGCCCGCAAGGCCCGCAGACGCTGACCGCCCGCGGCGGGCCGGGGTACGGCGGCCCGCCGCGCCCCGCCGCTCCGCCGTCCGCCGCCGCGTCGTCCGCCCCGGTACGAGTGGGGCGGTGGTGTGGCGCGGGAGCCTTGGTGTTGGGTGGGGGCCGGAAGCGCGTGCGCACGCGCGCGCGGATCCAGGAAGGCAGGCGAAGCCATCATGAGCCGGTCCGATCCGGTGCGGCTGCTCGCGGTACGCGAGGCGCCGCTGTCCGTCGACGAGGTGTTCGGGGCGGTGGGGGACGACGCCGCCGGCGGGACCGCGCTGTTCGTGGGGACGGTCCGCGACCACGACGGTCACCCGTCCGGCGCAGCCGTCACCGCTCTGGAGTACTCCGCCCACCCCGGTGCCGAGGCGGCCCTGCGCGCCGTCGCCGAGAAGGTGGTGGCCGACTTCCCGGTGCGGGCGCTGGCCGCCGTGCACCGCACCGGTGCGCTGGAGGTCGGTGACATCGCCGTGGTGGTGGCGGTCGCCTGTCCGCACCGGGCCGAGGCGTTCGCCGCCTGCCGCCGGCTGATCGACGATCTGAAGCGGGAGGTGCCGATCTGGAAGCGTCAGACGTTCGACGACGGCACCGACGACTGGGTGGGCGCGTGCGGATGATCACACGCCTGGGGGCGTGCGCTGCTCCAGTTGCGTAACCCCCGCGCTCCCCCGAGCGTTGTCTTGCCGAAGCATTCAGCGCTCGCCGAGGTGGGAGGTGGTCGGTCGTGGCCGTGCTGGTGTGGCTGCTGATCCCGGTCGCCGGTGGGCTGGTGGCCGGTGTGTGGGGCACCTGGGCCACCCGCCGCCAGACCGGCGTCGGGGGTATCGCGGACGCCGCCGGCGTCCGCCGCTATGACCGGTTCCGTTCCGCCATGGAGCGCTCCCCGATCCCGGTGTCCACGTTCCGCCCGGCCTCCGGGGAGCGGGCCCCGGCCGACGGCTGAGCGGTCCCTCACGTACTGTCAAGGCATGCCACGCCGCACCGCGACGCTGCTGACGTCCACTCTGCTGCTGATAGCTCTGCTGACCGCCGGAGTGCTGGCCAAGGTGCCCTACTCGGAGCTGTCTCCGGGGCCGACCGTCAACACGCTGGGCGACTACTCGGACGAGCCGGTGCTCAGCATCGACGGCCACGAGACGTACGAGGCCACCGGTCACCTCAACATGACCACCGTCCGGGTCACCGGGATCAACTACCGGATGAACCTGCTGGAGGCCATGGCCGGCTGGTTCGCCGACGACCGCGCCGTCGTCCCGCACCGCACCCTGTATCCGGACGATGTCAGCGCGGACGAGGTGGAGCAGGAGAACGCCGAGCAGTTCAGCCGCTCCCAGGAGAGCGCCAAGGTCGCCGCCCTCAACGAACTGGGTATCGACTTCACCACCCAGACCATCGTGGACTCGGTGGTCAAGGACAGCCCTTCCGAGGGCAAACTGCACGCGGGCGACGCGATCGTGGCCGTGGACGGTACGAAGATCAGCGACCCGGGGCAGGTCGCCGAGGAGGTCACCAAGCACACGGCGGGCGAGGACGTGGTGTTCACCATCGTTCCCGCGGACGAGGCGGAAGCCGCCCGCGACGCCGGGCGGGAGCTGCCCTCGCAGACGCGGGACGTCACCATCACCACCGGCGGGGCGCAGGACGACGGGCGCGCCATCGTCGGGATCGTGGCCGGGGTCGCGCACACCTTCCCCTTCACCATCGACATCGAGCTGGCCGATGTCGGCGGTCCGAGCGCCGGGCTGATGTTCAGCCTGGGCCTCATCGACAAGCTGTCCCCCGAGGACCTCACCGGCGGCGCGTTCGTGGCCGGCACCGGGACCATCGACGACGTGGGGACGGTCGGCCCGATCGGCGGCGTCACCATGAAGACCATCGCGGCCCGGGACGCGGGCGCGGAGTACTTCCTGACCCCGAAGGACAACTGCGCGGCGGCCGCCGCCGACACGCCGGGCGGGCTCACCCTCGTGGAGGTCGAGAACCTCCAGGGCGCGTTGGACGCCCTGGAGCTGATCAGGACGGGCGACACGGACGCGCTGCCGCGGTGCGCGAAGGGCTGACGCCCCCCTACGCCCCCGCGGGCCGTGCCACCCGCCCGGTGTTGTTACGGCTTTGTTATGACGCCGGGCGCCGGGCTCACTCCTCGAACGTCGCCGACAGCGCCTCCGCCAGGCCCGGTACGAGATCGGCGCCGGTCAGGACCTCGGTGTCGCTGTCCTTCTCCCGGAATCGCAGCGCCGATTCACGGCCGCCGTCGCGCAGCACCGCGACCGTCATCCGGACCTCCTTGCGCTCGGGGTGTTCGGCCACCCAGCGCGTCAGCTCTTCCCCGGACAGCTCCTCGGGCACCTTCGCCTCGGCCGAGGCCGGCAGCATGAGCCGCTCCAGCGTCAGTGCGCATCCGGCCACCGCCCCGGGCCAGGCGATGGTCGCCAAGAACTCGTCCAGCGGCACGCCGTCCGGAAGTTCTTCCTGCTCAATGGGGGTGAGTTCGGCGCCCTCCGCGAGTTCGAGGCGGTCGGCGAGGCCCGGTTCGCTGGCACGCAGCCGGGCGGTGTCGACGAGGGCGAAGAGCACCGCGGGCCGGTCCCACCCCAGTCCTGCGCTGTATTGATCGATCTCCAGTACGGCCCGCGTCAGGGGGTTCGCGGCCGCGGGCATGTGGGGCGTGTTGTCCATGGGCATATCGTGCCTTCCCGGGCCCCGGAAACGGGAACCGAGTAAAGCTTGAGTAAGTTAGTTCAGTGGGCAACCCCTGGGTTGCCCGGCTTCATCCACCCGCGAATCTTTGAGGTGCGCACCTTGGCTTTCCAGATGCCGGACCGGGGCTCGGGCCGCCCCAGCGGTCCGAACGGGCCCAGAGGCCCCCGAGGTCCGGGCGGACGGGGGTTCAATCGCCCCTCCAAGGGCGCCCGGAGCCTGCTGATCACCGCCGCCATCCTGGCCGGTCTGGCCATTCTCTTCGCGATGTTCGCGGGGTTCTGGACGGATTGGCTGTGGTATAGGTCCGTCGACTACACCAGCGTCTTCCGTACCCAGCTGGTCACCCGGGTCGTGATGTTCGCGGCCTTCGGGATCCTCATGGCGCTGGCGGTGGGGCTGAACATCTGGCTGGCCCACCGGCTGCGCCCGCCGCTGAGCGCGATGTCGATGGAGCAGCAGAACCTCGACCGCTACCGGATGAGTATCGCCCCCTACAAGAAGTGGGTGCTGCTCGGGGTCGCGATCCTGGTGGGTCTGATCGCGGGCGGTTCGGCATCCGGACAGTGGCGCACCTGGCTGCAGTTCGTCAACGGCACCTCCTTCGGGGTCACCGACCCGCAGTTCAACAAGGACGTGTCGTTCTTCGCGTTCGACCTGCCGTTCTACCGCTTCCTGATCGGCTTCGGCTTCGCCGTCGTCGTGGTGTCGCTGATCGCCGCCGCTCTCGTGCACTACCTGTACGGCGGGCTGCGGGTGACCACCCCGGGCAACCGGATCACCCCGGCGGCCACCGGGCACCTGTCCGTGCTGCTGGGCCTGTTCGTGTCGCTGAAGGCGGTCGCGTACTGGTTCGACCGCTACGGTCTGGCGCTCAAGGGCGGCGACTTCCGGGACAACGCCGGCTGGACGGGCCTGCGCTACGTCGACGCCAACGCGTACCTGCCGGCCAAGACCATCCTGACGATCATCGCCGCCATCTGCGCGGTGCTGTTCTTCGCCACCCTGTGGCGCCGGGTGTGGCAGCTGCCGGTGCTGGGCCTGGGTCTGCTGGTGCTGTGCGCCGTGCTGATCGGCGGCGTCTACCCGGCACTGGTGCAGCAGTTCCAGGTCAAGCCGAACGAGCAGGCCAAGGAGATGCCGTACATCCAGAAGCATCTGGATGCCACCAAGCAGTCCTACGACATCGACGACGCGCAGATGCAGGACTACACCGGCATCAGCGACGCCGAGCCGGAGACGCTGCGCGGCGCCGTGTCCGCCACGGCCAGCATCCGGCTGCTGGACCCGAGCGTCGTCTCGCCCGCGTTCCAGCAGATCCAGCAGGTCCGCGGGTACTACCAGTTCCCGGCGACCCTGGACGTGGACCGCTACCCGAACGCGGACGGCGGCGAGACGGACACCGTCATCGGTCTGCGTGAGATGAACGTCAACAACGTTCCGGAGCGGAACTGGATCAACGACCACTTCCGCTACACCCACGGCTTCGGCGTGGTGGCCGCCAGCGGCACCGACGTGCTCAGCAACGGTCAGCCGGACTTCATCGAGCAGGACCTGCCCCCGCAGGGTGACCTCGGTGAGTACGAGCCGCGCATCTACTACGGCGAGTACACCACCCAGTACTCGATCGTGGGCGGCCCGCAGCAGGAGATCGACTACGCCGGCGAGGACGGCGAGGTCGAGTACAGCTACAGCGGGGACTCCGGTGTGCCGCTGGACAACTACTTCAAGCGTGCCGCGTACGCGCTGACCATGAGCGAGCCGCAGATCCTGTACTCCGGGGCGATCGGCGACGGCTCGCGCATCCTGTACAACCGCACGCCCAAGGAGCGCGTCCAGGCGGTCGCGCCGTGGCTGACGATCGACGGCGACCCGTATCCCGCGGTCGTCGACGGCCGGGTCATGTGGATCGTGGACGCGTACACCACGACCAACGGCTACCCGTACGCCTCGCGCACCACCCTGGGTGAGGCCACGGAGACCTCGCTGACCGACGAGCGCGGTCAGGTCGTCGCCCAGGAGAACCGGGTCAACTACATCCGCAACTCGGTCAAGGCCACGGTCGACGCGTACAACGGTGAGGTCACCATGTACGAGTGGGACCAGGACGACCCGGTGCTCAAGACCTGGATGAAGTCCTTCCCGGGCACGGTGGAGCCGCGTTCGGAGATCAGTGACGACCTGATGGACCACCTGCGGTACCCGCAGGATCTGTTCAAGGTCCAGCGCGATCTGCTCCAGCGCTTCCACGTGGACACCGCCTCGCAGTTCTACAGCGGTTCCGAGCGCTGGCAGGTGCCGGACGACCCGACCCACCGCGGTCAGTCGGTGCCGCCGTACTACCTGAGCATGAAGATGCCGGACCAGGACGAGCAGACGTTCTCCCTGACCACCACCTTCACGCCGCTCGGCCGTGACACGCTCGCGGCGTACATGGCGGTGGACGCCGACACCAGGAGCGACGAGTACGGGACGATGAGAATCCTCACGCTGCCGTCGAACACGACGGTGTGGGGTCCGCAACAGGTGCAGAGCCGCTTCAACTCGGACCCGACCATCGCGCAGGAGATCAACCTGCTCCAGCGCGGTGACTCGGAGATCGAGTACGGCAACCTGCTGACCGTGCCGCTGGAAGGCGGGCTGCTGTACGCCGAGCCGGTGTACGTGCGCGGTGCCGGCACCAACTATCCGCTGCTGCGGAAGGTGCTGGTGACCTACGGCGAGCAGACCGCGTTCGAGGACACGCTGGACGAGGCGCTGGACGTGGTGTTCGGGGTCGCCGAGCCCACACCGCCGTCGGAGGAGCCGCCGCCGGAGGAGGGCGAGGAGACGCCTCCGCCGCCCAGTGGCGGGACCGCCGAGGAGCTGGTGCAGCAGGCTCAGGACGCCTATGAGGAGGGCCAGACGGCGCTCCAGAACGGCGACTGGGCGGCGTACGGCGAGGCGCAGGCGCGCCTGGAGGAGGCGCTGAACGAGCTGGAGCAGCTGCAGTCCGGCGACTCCGCGGCGCGGAACGAGGACGAGGAGCAGACCGACGGCTAGTCGGCGGTGAAGGAGCGTCTCCACCCCGTGGTAGTGTTCTACTTGTTCCCGCAAGGGGGCAAAGAAACACAAAACGGCGCGGGGTGGAGCAGCTCGGTAGCTCGCTGGGCTCATAACCCAGAGGTCGCAGGTTCAAATCCTGTCCCCGCTACTGCCTGAGGGCCCGGGAACCAGAAATGGTTCCCGGGCCCTCTTCGTTGTCGTGCGGCGGCACTTGGGGCGCGTGCGGGTGCGACCGGCGCGCGTCGTACGCCAGTTGTTCCTCCATGGCTGGTCAAGGCTGGTCAACTCGCTGTGTCGTTGCGGCCGTTCTGTCAGTGCTTGACGGCATACTGCGTGGCGACGGACCGATGCATCCGGATTCGCTCCCAACTCCACTCCTGCTGAGGCGTTTGGATGTATCCATATCGGGAAGTCGACAAAACGCTCAAGTGACTTCACTGGCTGCGGTATACCAGGTGTACGCAGGTTTCAGGTGGTGCGATTATGGACCTTATGGGGGACAAGGCAGGGTTCGAGAGCAGCCATGCGGCCGCGCTGGAGGGCGCGCGGCTGCTGCGCTTGGGCGAGCTGGAAACCGCCGAGCCGCGCCTGCGGGCCGCGGCGGCGGAGGGGGAGCGATCGGCCGCCAACAATCTCGGCGTGCTGCTCGCCCAGTCCGGGCGGGTGGACGAGGCCGCCGAGTGGTGGCGGATCGCGGCCGTCGCGGGTTCGGCACCGGCCGCGCACGCGCTGGGCCGGCACCACCGCGAGCGCGGCGACGAGACGGCGGCCGAGTTCTGGCTGCGGCAGGCGGCCGAGAGCGGCCACGCCTCGGGCGCGTTCGCGCTGGCCGCGCTGCTGGACCACCGGGGCGCCGCGGAGGCCGCGCGCTGGTTCCGGATGGCCGCCGAGCGCGGGCACCGGGAGGGCGCGTACCGCTACGCCACGCTGCTGGCGCGGGCCGAAGGCGGCCCGGCCGCCGAGCCGTGGTTCCGGCAGGCGGCGGCGCGCGGGCACCGGGGCGCGGCGCTGCGTCTGGGCGCGCTGCTGGAGGCGGACGGCGCGCTCGCCGAGGCGGGCCGCTGGTACCAGGAGGCGGCCGAGGCCGGCGAGGCGAAGGCGGCCAGTGCGCTGGGCTTCCTGCTGCGGGACGCCGACGAGGCGGACGGTGCCGAGCACTGGTGGCGGCGCGCGGCCCGCGACGGTGACGGCCCGGCGGCCAACGCGCTGGGCGCGCTGCACGCCGAGCGTGGCGAGCGCCAGGAGGCGCAGCGCTGGTACCGGGCGGCGGTCGAGGCCGGCGACATGAACGGCGCCTTCAACCTGGCGCTGCTGAGCGTCGAGGCCAACCGGATGGCGCAGGCCGAGCAGTGGTACCGGCGGGCCGCGTACGCGGGCCACCGGGAGGCGGCCAACGCGCTGGCCGTGCTGCTGCTGCAGCGCGGCGACGCGGCCGGCGCGGAGCCGTGGTTCTCCAAGGCGGCCGAGGCGGGCAGCGTCGACGCCGCGTTCAACCTGGGCATCCTGCACGCCGGGCGCGGCGAGACGGCCCTGGCGCGGCGCTGGTACGAGCAGGCGGCGGCGGCCGGGCACGCGGAGGCGGCGCTGCAGATCGCGGTCGGTCTGCTGCGTCCCGGCTCCTCGGAGGCCGACCTGCGGCGGGCCGAGGAGCAGCTGCGGGTGGCGGCGGACGGCGGGAGCGTGGAGGGCGCGTTCCGGCTGGCGGTGCTGCTGGAGCGGCGCGCGCTGCGCGCCGCCGGACCGGAGCAGGACGCGGAGCCGGGCCCTGCCGAGCCGGGTGCGCGGCCGGGCACCGAGCACGAGGAGTGGTACGAGCGGGCGGCCGAGCGCGGCCACCGGCGTGCGCAGGTGCGGCTGGGCATGTGCGCGGCGGGGCGGGGCGACGTGGTGACGGCGGCCCGCTGGTACCGGGCGGCGGCGGAGGCCGGCAGCCGCAACGGCGCGTTCAACCTGGGCCTGTTGCTGGCCAGGGAGGGCAGCGAGCCGGAGGCGGCGCTGTGGTGGACGCGGGCGGCGGAGGCCGGCCACGGCCGTGCCGCGCTGCGCCTGGCCCTGCTGGCGTCGCGCAGGGGCGACCTGGACGCGGGCGGCATCTGGTGCACCCGCGCGATGGAGCTGGGCCCGCCGGAGGTCGCGGAGCGCGCCGCCCGCCTGCGGGAGGCGCTGCGCCAGGAGCTGACGGCCTGACGCCCTGGGCCGGGCCCCGTACGGTGGTCCGGCGCAGGCCCGGCCGGCTGCGCGGCATCGGCCTCGCCGGTGATCGTCATACCGCTCATCCTCACCGGTGCGGGAGAATGGCGGAGTGGGTGAGTTCGCCGTTGCCGCAGACGAGGTCCGGATCGCGTATCAGGTGTCCGGCGCCGGGGAGCCGCTGGTACTGCTCGCCGGGCAGTCCAACAGCCACGGGTGGTGGGACCCGGTGCGCGCGGACTTCGCCGCCGCGCACCGTACCGTCACCCTCGACTGGCGCGGGACGGGTGACAGTGACAAGCCCGATGTGCCGTACAGCACCCGGGGGTTCGCCGGCGATGTGATCGCCGTGCTGGACGCACTCGGCATCGGACGGGCCCACGTCTACGGGACGTCCATGGGCGGCCGGGTGGCCCAGTGGGTGGCGGCGGCGTACCCGGACCGGGTGCGGTCGCTGGTGCTGGGCTGCACCTCGCCCGGCGGGCCGCACGCCGTGGAACGCGGCAACGACGTACGCCGCTCGCTGGCTCAGGGCACCCCCGCCGAGATCCGGCGCGCGCTCATCGACCTGATGTACACCCCCGGCTGGACGGCCGCCCACCCCGGTCCGTACGCGACGCTCGGCGACGGCGCCATGCCCGGGTACGCCAGGCGGCGCCATCTGCTGGCCAGCAACGGGCACGACGCCTGGGACGTGCTGCCCGCCATCGGCGCGCACACGCTCGTCCTGCACGGCACCGAGGACCGGTTCAACCCCGTGGCCAACGCCCCGTTGCTCGCCGGCCGGATCCCCGGGGCCCACCTGGAGCTGATCGAGGGGGCGCGGCATGCCTACTTCGAGGAGTTCTCGGCCATCTCCTCGCCCCTGGTGCTGGACTTCCTGCGCTCCGGGGACGACGCGGGCGCGTCGTAACCGCGCAGCGGCACCTGGCGGATGAACCAGGCGAGCACGAAGCCGGCCGCCGCGATCACCGCCGCCCACCAGAAGGTGGCGGTCACGCCGTCCGTCACCGCCCGCTGGAAGACCTCGCGGGACTGCTCCGGG
It contains:
- a CDS encoding SDR family oxidoreductase, whose protein sequence is MSSPEPTVRAARNGPKAPLTVAVTGAAGGVGALLTERLLATPDVHRVLALDERLGDAKGAEWHTLDVRDPAIAELLRTRGISRESAEHESPVDVVVHLALDLDLESDPAIRTAYNVRGTQTVLTAAAAAGVRRVVLVTSAMVYGALPDNDLPLAEDAELRATAEATCVGDFLEIEDLARRAPRAHPGLNVTVLRPAVLVGGMDTALTRYFESPRLLVVAGSRPRWQFCHVQDLVGALEYAALERVEGELAVGCDGWLEQEEVEELSGIRRMELPPAVALGAAGRLHRLGLTPSPAGDLAYTMHPWVVSGSKLHEAGWRPEWTNEEVLAELLTEVAGRHTVAGRRLGRKDAATTLGAAGATVALVGTAALVRRARKARRR
- a CDS encoding molybdenum cofactor biosynthesis protein MoaE, with amino-acid sequence MSRSDPVRLLAVREAPLSVDEVFGAVGDDAAGGTALFVGTVRDHDGHPSGAAVTALEYSAHPGAEAALRAVAEKVVADFPVRALAAVHRTGALEVGDIAVVVAVACPHRAEAFAACRRLIDDLKREVPIWKRQTFDDGTDDWVGACG
- a CDS encoding zinc-dependent metalloprotease yields the protein MSNFPFGFGLPDDPDDDPGKKKDGQGGGELPGGDPLSAMFGSLGAGGQMSPQDLGAAFQQLGQLLSYEGGPVNWELAQNVARQTVAQGAADGSKDTSVGRHEREQVEEAMRLADLWLDGVTALPSGAGTAVAWSRAEWVEATLPVWKELVDPVAERVGAAMSDVLPEEMRAMAGPLLGMMRSMGGAMFGTQIGQAVGVLAGEVVGSTDIGLPLAPAGKAALLPVNVTAFGAGLGVPQDEVRLYLALREAAHQRLFAHVPWLRSHLFGAVDGYARGIQVDTEKLEGLVGQLDPSRPEELQEKLQQGLFQPEDTPQQKAALARLETALALVEGWVDAVVHAAAEPHLPAASALRETLRRRRATGGPAEQTFATLIGLELRPRRLRDAARLWASLTDARGVSGREALWAHPDLLPTAEDLNDPDGFVHHEQPDFSELDRMLGEASQDGQESRDGQESQDRPRLEKDGDDGDGDKDKGGDDTK
- a CDS encoding PPA1309 family protein, which encodes MDNTPHMPAAANPLTRAVLEIDQYSAGLGWDRPAVLFALVDTARLRASEPGLADRLELAEGAELTPIEQEELPDGVPLDEFLATIAWPGAVAGCALTLERLMLPASAEAKVPEELSGEELTRWVAEHPERKEVRMTVAVLRDGGRESALRFREKDSDTEVLTGADLVPGLAEALSATFEE
- a CDS encoding UPF0182 family membrane protein, whose amino-acid sequence is MRTLAFQMPDRGSGRPSGPNGPRGPRGPGGRGFNRPSKGARSLLITAAILAGLAILFAMFAGFWTDWLWYRSVDYTSVFRTQLVTRVVMFAAFGILMALAVGLNIWLAHRLRPPLSAMSMEQQNLDRYRMSIAPYKKWVLLGVAILVGLIAGGSASGQWRTWLQFVNGTSFGVTDPQFNKDVSFFAFDLPFYRFLIGFGFAVVVVSLIAAALVHYLYGGLRVTTPGNRITPAATGHLSVLLGLFVSLKAVAYWFDRYGLALKGGDFRDNAGWTGLRYVDANAYLPAKTILTIIAAICAVLFFATLWRRVWQLPVLGLGLLVLCAVLIGGVYPALVQQFQVKPNEQAKEMPYIQKHLDATKQSYDIDDAQMQDYTGISDAEPETLRGAVSATASIRLLDPSVVSPAFQQIQQVRGYYQFPATLDVDRYPNADGGETDTVIGLREMNVNNVPERNWINDHFRYTHGFGVVAASGTDVLSNGQPDFIEQDLPPQGDLGEYEPRIYYGEYTTQYSIVGGPQQEIDYAGEDGEVEYSYSGDSGVPLDNYFKRAAYALTMSEPQILYSGAIGDGSRILYNRTPKERVQAVAPWLTIDGDPYPAVVDGRVMWIVDAYTTTNGYPYASRTTLGEATETSLTDERGQVVAQENRVNYIRNSVKATVDAYNGEVTMYEWDQDDPVLKTWMKSFPGTVEPRSEISDDLMDHLRYPQDLFKVQRDLLQRFHVDTASQFYSGSERWQVPDDPTHRGQSVPPYYLSMKMPDQDEQTFSLTTTFTPLGRDTLAAYMAVDADTRSDEYGTMRILTLPSNTTVWGPQQVQSRFNSDPTIAQEINLLQRGDSEIEYGNLLTVPLEGGLLYAEPVYVRGAGTNYPLLRKVLVTYGEQTAFEDTLDEALDVVFGVAEPTPPSEEPPPEEGEETPPPPSGGTAEELVQQAQDAYEEGQTALQNGDWAAYGEAQARLEEALNELEQLQSGDSAARNEDEEQTDG
- a CDS encoding YlbL family protein, translating into MPRRTATLLTSTLLLIALLTAGVLAKVPYSELSPGPTVNTLGDYSDEPVLSIDGHETYEATGHLNMTTVRVTGINYRMNLLEAMAGWFADDRAVVPHRTLYPDDVSADEVEQENAEQFSRSQESAKVAALNELGIDFTTQTIVDSVVKDSPSEGKLHAGDAIVAVDGTKISDPGQVAEEVTKHTAGEDVVFTIVPADEAEAARDAGRELPSQTRDVTITTGGAQDDGRAIVGIVAGVAHTFPFTIDIELADVGGPSAGLMFSLGLIDKLSPEDLTGGAFVAGTGTIDDVGTVGPIGGVTMKTIAARDAGAEYFLTPKDNCAAAAADTPGGLTLVEVENLQGALDALELIRTGDTDALPRCAKG
- a CDS encoding tetratricopeptide repeat protein, encoding MGDKAGFESSHAAALEGARLLRLGELETAEPRLRAAAAEGERSAANNLGVLLAQSGRVDEAAEWWRIAAVAGSAPAAHALGRHHRERGDETAAEFWLRQAAESGHASGAFALAALLDHRGAAEAARWFRMAAERGHREGAYRYATLLARAEGGPAAEPWFRQAAARGHRGAALRLGALLEADGALAEAGRWYQEAAEAGEAKAASALGFLLRDADEADGAEHWWRRAARDGDGPAANALGALHAERGERQEAQRWYRAAVEAGDMNGAFNLALLSVEANRMAQAEQWYRRAAYAGHREAANALAVLLLQRGDAAGAEPWFSKAAEAGSVDAAFNLGILHAGRGETALARRWYEQAAAAGHAEAALQIAVGLLRPGSSEADLRRAEEQLRVAADGGSVEGAFRLAVLLERRALRAAGPEQDAEPGPAEPGARPGTEHEEWYERAAERGHRRAQVRLGMCAAGRGDVVTAARWYRAAAEAGSRNGAFNLGLLLAREGSEPEAALWWTRAAEAGHGRAALRLALLASRRGDLDAGGIWCTRAMELGPPEVAERAARLREALRQELTA
- a CDS encoding alpha/beta fold hydrolase, with the translated sequence MGEFAVAADEVRIAYQVSGAGEPLVLLAGQSNSHGWWDPVRADFAAAHRTVTLDWRGTGDSDKPDVPYSTRGFAGDVIAVLDALGIGRAHVYGTSMGGRVAQWVAAAYPDRVRSLVLGCTSPGGPHAVERGNDVRRSLAQGTPAEIRRALIDLMYTPGWTAAHPGPYATLGDGAMPGYARRRHLLASNGHDAWDVLPAIGAHTLVLHGTEDRFNPVANAPLLAGRIPGAHLELIEGARHAYFEEFSAISSPLVLDFLRSGDDAGAS